From the genome of Hymenobacter cellulosilyticus, one region includes:
- a CDS encoding MmcQ/YjbR family DNA-binding protein yields the protein MHIEEFRDYCLLKAGVTEETPFGPDTLVFKVAGKVFALTDIETFGSINLKCDPERAVDLREQHDYVLPGYHMNKKHWNTVLIGTGIPAGQLRELIDHSYELVRASLPKKQREELAAAEQES from the coding sequence ATGCATATCGAAGAGTTCCGCGACTACTGCCTGCTCAAAGCCGGCGTGACCGAAGAAACCCCGTTCGGGCCTGATACTCTCGTCTTTAAGGTGGCGGGTAAGGTCTTTGCCCTTACCGATATCGAAACCTTCGGCAGCATCAACCTGAAGTGTGACCCGGAGCGGGCCGTGGACCTGCGCGAGCAGCACGACTACGTGCTGCCGGGCTACCACATGAATAAAAAGCACTGGAATACTGTGCTCATCGGCACCGGGATTCCCGCCGGGCAGTTGCGGGAGTTGATTGACCATTCCTATGAGCTCGTGAGGGCTTCCTTGCCCAAAAAGCAGCGCGAGGAGCTTGCTGCTGCCGAGCAGGAAAGCTAG
- a CDS encoding DUF6728 family protein, which translates to MDGRNLFNFGPALGYFFRKNDPNRKTNFNLRTMHFINKLSMAMFLVGLCVVLYRLFTR; encoded by the coding sequence ATGGACGGCCGCAACCTGTTTAACTTTGGTCCCGCTCTCGGATATTTCTTCCGGAAAAACGACCCCAACCGCAAAACCAACTTCAACCTGCGCACGATGCACTTCATCAATAAGCTCAGCATGGCCATGTTCCTGGTCGGCCTGTGCGTGGTGCTGTATCGATTGTTTACGCGCTAG
- a CDS encoding phytanoyl-CoA dioxygenase family protein has translation MPSTFPRLTQELQQQGFVVLPTLLQPAETARLLHALEQAPSSGPNFRRSQDLFAIRDVLGEVPALQPILAASALPQLLQALFPKGCHLVKSIYFDKPAHSNWLVAWHQDLMISVDRKAELPGYGPWTSKPEGVAVQPPRAVLENICTIRLHLDACDATNGALKVVPGSHREGPLAGAELPGRTTGAVVCAVPAGGAMLMKPLLLHASNRSRSARSRRVLHLEFASIDLPQGLQWREKRELL, from the coding sequence ATGCCTTCGACCTTTCCTCGCCTCACTCAGGAGTTGCAGCAGCAGGGCTTTGTCGTGCTGCCCACCCTGCTGCAACCCGCCGAAACAGCCCGCCTTCTACATGCCCTGGAGCAGGCCCCGAGCAGCGGACCCAATTTCCGCCGCAGCCAGGACCTATTCGCCATCCGCGACGTGCTGGGCGAAGTTCCTGCCTTGCAGCCCATTCTGGCTGCCTCGGCGCTGCCGCAGCTGTTGCAGGCGCTGTTTCCGAAGGGTTGCCACCTGGTCAAGTCAATCTACTTCGATAAGCCCGCGCATTCCAACTGGCTGGTGGCCTGGCATCAGGATCTGATGATCAGTGTAGACCGTAAAGCCGAGCTGCCGGGCTACGGCCCCTGGACCAGCAAGCCCGAGGGAGTGGCCGTGCAGCCGCCCCGGGCGGTGCTGGAGAACATCTGCACCATCCGCCTCCACCTCGACGCTTGCGACGCCACCAACGGGGCCCTGAAAGTAGTGCCCGGCTCGCACCGGGAAGGGCCGCTAGCTGGGGCCGAGCTGCCGGGCCGCACTACCGGGGCGGTGGTGTGCGCTGTGCCGGCCGGGGGCGCTATGCTCATGAAGCCCTTGCTGCTGCACGCCTCCAACCGCAGCCGCAGTGCCCGCAGTCGACGGGTGCTTCACCTCGAATTTGCTTCCATTGACCTGCCCCAGGGCTTGCAGTGGCGGGAAAAGCGTGAGCTGCTGTAG
- a CDS encoding nuclear transport factor 2 family protein: MNRLFLAALLLLPASAALAQSSPSETAAVKKTITTFFDGMRKGDSTMVRNTLATGVVLHTIMSRNGVVQTGTEKAAEFLRLVGTPHKEVYDERISFEQVLVDANLASVWTPYQFYVGSKFSHCGYNSFQLVKFAEGWRIVHIIDTRRKDGCK; encoded by the coding sequence ATGAATCGACTTTTCCTCGCTGCCCTGCTCCTGCTGCCGGCTTCCGCCGCCCTGGCCCAAAGCAGCCCCAGCGAAACGGCCGCCGTTAAGAAAACCATTACCACTTTTTTCGACGGTATGCGCAAGGGCGACAGCACGATGGTGCGCAATACGCTGGCGACCGGCGTAGTGCTGCATACCATTATGAGCCGCAACGGCGTGGTGCAGACCGGCACGGAAAAGGCCGCGGAATTTCTCAGGCTCGTGGGCACGCCGCATAAGGAGGTCTACGACGAGCGGATCAGCTTCGAGCAGGTGCTGGTGGATGCCAACCTGGCCAGTGTCTGGACGCCCTACCAGTTCTACGTGGGCTCCAAGTTCAGCCACTGCGGCTACAACTCGTTTCAGCTGGTCAAGTTTGCCGAGGGCTGGCGCATCGTGCACATCATCGACACGCGCCGCAAGGACGGCTGCAAATAA
- a CDS encoding DUF6984 family protein encodes MANRILKLPELGLLVFLLRDKPQAEYLLAKLYTSEVREMDEVQTGSLRFVSPQEERRLGEKIASTRFLDEDGVPVFVSLYLDQRGELYELDCWKVDDTPLRRIPAF; translated from the coding sequence ATGGCTAACCGCATTCTAAAATTGCCCGAACTGGGGCTGCTGGTTTTTCTGCTGCGCGACAAGCCCCAGGCCGAATACCTGCTGGCCAAGCTCTACACTTCCGAAGTCCGGGAAATGGACGAGGTCCAAACCGGCAGCCTGCGCTTCGTAAGCCCGCAGGAGGAGCGCCGCCTCGGGGAAAAAATTGCCAGCACCCGCTTCCTGGACGAAGACGGGGTACCGGTATTTGTGTCGCTCTACCTCGACCAGCGCGGGGAGCTCTACGAGCTGGACTGCTGGAAGGTGGACGACACGCCCCTGCGCCGGATTCCGGCCTTTTAA
- a CDS encoding HAD family hydrolase — translation MIRTVIFDMDGVLVDTEPLHHDAFFRHFAELGIPMTQEEYATFLGASTRNVYQQLKEQFGLEADVENLIQRKRELFGKSFDESTELDLLPGARALIEDLHRAGVPLQLASSASKETIARVFTRFGLYPYFDHLVSGEDFPRSKPDPAIFLHAAQLAGIPPHECLVIEDSANGVTAAKAAGMVCIGYKSEHSEGQDLHHADQVVSHLGQLSAASILAL, via the coding sequence ATGATTCGCACCGTCATTTTCGATATGGACGGCGTGCTCGTCGATACCGAGCCGCTCCACCACGACGCTTTTTTCCGCCATTTTGCCGAGCTGGGCATTCCCATGACGCAGGAGGAATACGCCACCTTTCTGGGCGCTTCCACCCGCAACGTATACCAGCAGCTCAAGGAACAGTTCGGGCTGGAAGCCGACGTCGAAAACCTGATCCAGCGCAAGCGGGAGCTGTTTGGCAAATCCTTCGACGAATCCACGGAGCTGGACCTGCTGCCCGGGGCCCGGGCCCTGATTGAGGATTTGCACCGGGCCGGCGTACCGCTGCAGCTGGCCTCGTCGGCTTCCAAGGAAACCATTGCCCGCGTCTTTACCCGTTTTGGCCTCTACCCGTACTTCGACCATCTGGTCAGCGGTGAGGATTTTCCGCGCTCCAAGCCTGATCCGGCCATTTTTCTGCACGCGGCGCAGTTGGCCGGTATTCCGCCCCACGAGTGCCTGGTTATCGAGGACTCGGCCAACGGCGTGACAGCAGCCAAGGCGGCGGGCATGGTCTGCATTGGTTACAAGAGTGAGCATTCCGAAGGCCAGGACCTGCACCACGCCGACCAGGTCGTGTCGCACCTGGGGCAGCTGAGCGCCGCAAGTATTCTGGCTCTGTAG
- a CDS encoding DUF389 domain-containing protein, giving the protein MHRTLEITVPTAVTDPLCQQLTALDEVIGLSVQPGASRKPAGDVLVVHVLNRGADEVLRQVRAAVPNENDLSIVTSEAASFISPTDHKVIIDDKDEAIWEEVESGLRHQGTITTNYLLLMALGGLICAVGLVSDPVPQAVAFIASAIIAPGFDPMTKVPVGLVLQRWPLVWRGIQSALVGYAVLVLTAALTMYVLVATGETTAEQLASNSEVKNLMHPGLMELLVAAAGAVAGVVILAAYRRSFQAGPLIAMAFIPAAALIGAGLAVGRFDLALEGLERFGADWGFIIGLGVPFFWLKQKFVHHRKPIV; this is encoded by the coding sequence ATGCATCGAACCTTAGAAATCACCGTGCCAACCGCGGTAACGGACCCTCTATGCCAGCAGCTTACGGCTCTGGACGAAGTTATAGGCCTGAGCGTACAGCCCGGCGCCTCGCGCAAGCCCGCCGGCGACGTGCTGGTGGTACACGTGCTCAACCGCGGGGCCGACGAAGTGCTGCGGCAGGTGCGGGCAGCCGTACCGAACGAAAACGACCTGAGCATAGTCACCAGCGAGGCAGCCAGCTTTATTTCCCCCACTGATCATAAAGTCATTATCGACGACAAGGACGAGGCCATTTGGGAGGAAGTGGAAAGCGGCCTGCGCCACCAGGGCACCATTACCACCAACTACCTGCTGCTCATGGCTCTGGGTGGTCTTATCTGCGCGGTGGGCTTGGTGTCGGACCCTGTGCCCCAGGCCGTGGCCTTCATTGCCTCCGCCATCATTGCCCCCGGCTTCGACCCCATGACCAAAGTACCCGTGGGGCTGGTGCTACAACGCTGGCCCTTGGTATGGCGCGGCATTCAGTCGGCGCTGGTGGGCTATGCGGTGCTGGTTCTCACGGCCGCCCTAACGATGTACGTGCTGGTAGCTACCGGAGAAACCACCGCCGAGCAGCTGGCCTCCAACTCTGAAGTGAAAAACCTGATGCATCCGGGTCTGATGGAGCTGCTGGTGGCCGCCGCCGGGGCGGTGGCGGGCGTGGTCATCCTGGCCGCCTACCGCCGCAGCTTCCAGGCCGGGCCGCTTATTGCCATGGCCTTTATTCCGGCTGCTGCCCTAATTGGGGCCGGCCTGGCCGTGGGCCGCTTTGATCTGGCCCTAGAAGGCTTGGAGCGCTTCGGCGCCGACTGGGGCTTTATCATAGGCTTGGGCGTACCCTTCTTCTGGCTGAAGCAGAAGTTTGTGCATCACCGCAAGCCCATTGTGTAG
- a CDS encoding epimerase, whose product MEQVLSISRKPSGVTHPKLREIIHADFHDLTPIQDQLTGYNACFFCLGVSSVGMKQPEYQRLTYDLTLHFARTLLPRNPELTFCYVSGAGTDSTAHGRSMWARVKGRTENDLLQLGFKSAYMFRPGFMKATPGLHHTLSYYKYFGWLYPALRQFLPRYVSTLAELGQAMLNVVRKGYPKPVLEVPDIVALARQ is encoded by the coding sequence GTGGAGCAGGTGCTCAGCATCAGCCGCAAGCCCTCGGGCGTAACTCACCCCAAGCTGCGCGAAATCATCCACGCCGACTTCCACGACCTGACCCCGATTCAGGACCAGCTGACGGGCTATAACGCCTGCTTTTTCTGCCTGGGCGTGTCGTCGGTGGGTATGAAGCAGCCCGAGTACCAGCGCCTGACCTACGACCTTACCCTGCACTTCGCCCGAACCCTACTGCCGCGTAACCCCGAGCTGACGTTCTGCTACGTCTCGGGCGCCGGCACCGACAGCACCGCCCACGGCCGCAGTATGTGGGCCCGGGTGAAGGGCCGCACCGAAAACGACCTGCTGCAGCTGGGCTTTAAAAGTGCTTATATGTTCCGACCCGGCTTTATGAAGGCTACGCCCGGCTTGCATCATACATTGTCTTATTACAAGTATTTCGGCTGGCTGTACCCGGCGCTGCGGCAGTTTCTGCCTCGGTACGTTTCCACTTTGGCCGAGTTAGGGCAGGCCATGCTGAACGTGGTGCGCAAAGGCTACCCCAAGCCCGTACTGGAAGTGCCCGACATTGTAGCGCTGGCCAGACAGTAA